The nucleotide sequence GGCCTCGGGCTCTTCCTCCTCTACTGGGCCAACATCGCCCGGACCGTTGTCCTCTACTACTCGGCGAAATACCGGCCGGAACTCTTTGATTTTCTCCACATCTACGTCGGCCAGACCTTCATCATCATTGTCACGGCCCTCTTTTTCCTCTTCTGGATCAGCCGTCCGACACGGCCCGAACCGGTGGCCGCGCAAACCCATGCATGACCGAACCCGCCGGGCCCTCGACGTCCTGGCCAGGGGACTTCTGGTCTACGCCCTGGCCACGGTCTTCTTTCATCTGTGCGGACCGGCTTGGTACCGAATTCTTCTGCCGGTGGTCAAAGCCGAATTCCTGGCCGTCAAACCCAAATACGAGAATCTGAAGCTGGACATCCCCAAAGAGACCAGAAACCCGGTTCTCGTCCTCACGGCCCGGGTCAACGTCCCTGTCATCCGGGAGGGGAAACCCTTTCCCTATCTCGATGTCCGCCAGACCTACACGCTCGAGGACCTGGGCATTCCCGCCATCGTGGCCCTGACCGTGTTCGCGGCCCTGCCTATGGCCGGACGGGCCCGGATCCGGTCCGGAATTCTGCTCGCCTCCATCCTGGTCGGACTGACCCTGGTGGAAATTCCGAGCAAATTCCTTCATCACACTTACATCTCCGGGTCCGTGGACCGGGCCATGTCCTGGTTCTCGGTCTGGTACTGGGACTATTTCGGAATCACCGGCGGCCGACAGGTCCTCGGTCTTCTCCTGGCCCTGGCCGTCTGGTTCCCGTTTCGCCCCGAAAAATCAGGCCTGTCGGCCTCATCCTGACCAAGGAGTCCCCATGTTCGCCCAAGACCGCACCGGCCGGAAATGGAAGATCACCGTCGATGACCAGGAAACCGTCCACTTCCATGTCCAGGATTGCGTCGGCACCTGCCCCCAAGTCGAAGTCCCGGCCGCCGAACTGACTGGATATTATCTTCTGGATGCCCAAGGCAGAAACGAGTTTGAACGGAATCTGGGCCGACGCGTCGGCCTGCCCTTTTGGCCCATGTTCGTCGAGCGGATCATCGAGGCCGAGGAAAAGCTCCTGACCGACCTGGGCGTTTTCGGACGCCGAACGGATGGGGAATTACTCAAGGAGGATGTCTGCCGGCTGATCGTGCCCATGACCAGGGATCGGGCGCTTGAGGTCCACCCGGACCTCAAGCCGTCGCCCGAGGCCTGCCGGAAACACGAGGTCTGGGCCAAAACCGAACGTGAACGCCTGCTGGACAAAGCTGTCATGGCCATCCGTTGCCCCCTCTGTCTCGATGACGAGGACCGAATGACCTTCTACGCCACCAAGGCCCAGATCGAAATCGACTGCTGCGCCATCTGCCATAGTCCGGCCACGGCCGTGGGCGTCTTCCAGGACCAAAACGGCCGGGAGGAAATCGTCTTCCACGGCCTGTGCAAACGCTGCGAGCCCAGAAACGAGGCCGAGCCCGACCTCCTCGAAAAAATTGGCGAGGCCATCGCCCTCCTGGACCGCCAGGGCCGCGTCGTCGACGCGAAGATTGCGAAGTAGGGGCGGATCGCGATCCGCCCTCTCAGGACGATCCGGCCTCTCAGGGCGATCAGCACTTTCTCAGACGCAAAACGTCCTCGATGATCATGTACAGGCAGGGCACGATGCCCAGGGTGATGAGGGTGGCAAAGACGATGCCGAACCCCAGGGAAATGGCCATGGGGATGAGGAACTTGGCCTGGACCGAGGTCTCCATGATCATGGGGGCCAGCCCGGCGGCCGTGGTCAATGTCGTCAGAAGGACCGGCCTGAAGCGCTGGATGGCCGCCCCGAGGATGGCCTCGGTCATGCCCGCTCCGGCCCGACGGGCCCGGTTGGCGAAATCGACCAGGACCAGCGAATCGTTGACCACCACCCCGGACAGGGCCAGCATGCCGAACATGGACAAGAGGCTCAGGCTGTAGCCCATGATCAAATGCCCGGCCACGGCCCCCACCAGGCCGAAGGGGATGCTGAACATGATGATCAAGGGCTGCCAATAGCTCCGAAAGGGAATGGCCAGCATGGCGTAGATGCCGAGCAAGGCCATTGCCAAGCCCTGGAACAGGGAGGTCATGCTCTCCCGGATATCGGCCTGTCGGCCCTCGAAACTGTAGCTCAGCCCCGCATGCCTGGCCGTCAACTCCGGAAGGATCCCTTCCTGAAGACTCCGGATGACCTGCCCGGCCTGGTCGGCCGGCTGCACGTCGGCGCTGACCGTGGACACCCGCCGGCCGTCGCGGCGATTGATGGAGGTGTAAGCCCGGCCCCGCTCCACGGCCACGGCATCCACTAGGGGCACCTCCCGGCCTGAAGCCGTCAGCAGGACCATGGATTCCAGATCGTACTCCGAGGACCGTTCATCCTCCGGCAAACGAACCCGGACCGTGACCTCGTTCCGGCCCCGCTGCTGTTTGAGGGCCTCCACCCCGTGCAGACCGTGCCGGACCTGCCGGGCCACGTCCATGGAACTCAGACCCAGGTTGCGCCCTTCGGGTTCCATGGTAAAATTCAGCTGCTGCTTGCCCGGAGCGAATCCGTCGTCCACGTCCGTCACGTTGGGGTAGGCTGTCAGGGCTGCGGCCAGCTCCATGGAGGCCCGCTCCAGAACGTCCATGTCCCGATGCGAGAGTTCGATGCTCAAGGCGTCGCCGGATCCCGGACCCCGGGCGTCGGCCCGGAACCTGAGGCTCTCCACCCCGGGAATATCTCCAACCCGCTCCCTCCAAAGGTCCGTGAATTTTCCGGTGGTCATGGGCCGGATGTCGGGATCCGTCAGATAGACCCGGACCACCGAGGAATGGGACCCGGATCGGCCCAGTTGGGCGAACACTCCCAGGGACAGGGCTTCATCTCCATTCTTGGCGATGATCTTCCTGGCCTCGTTGACGATCCGCTGGGTCAGGGCCTCGGTCCTGGCCACCGGAGTGCCGTAGGGAAGCACGAGCTCGGCCTGGGAAAAATCGGATTCCACCCGCATGAACAGGGTCATGCCCATTCGGCCGCTGACAATGAAGGCCAGGGAGATCATGAGCAGGGCCAGGGCCGTGGCCACGGCCGTGTACCGATTGCGCAGGACCATGCGCAGGAACGGTCCGTACCAGTTGGCCACCGCAGCCTCGAACCTGGTGCTGAAACCCTGCTGAACCCGATGCAGCCAGCCCATGACGCCGTGATGGCTGGCCCCCTTGCTGTGCCCGAGATGAGCCGGAAGGATGAACAGACTCTCGATCAGGGAGATGGCGAACACCGCGGCCACCACGGCCGGGATGTTGACGAACATCTTGCCCATGATCCCGGGAA is from Deltaproteobacteria bacterium and encodes:
- a CDS encoding efflux RND transporter permease subunit — protein: GAVKTEGGEILVRMKERRDAAAEFGSIPIITAPDGTEVLLEDLGTVREGFEDVDLYATFEGQRSMEIDVYRVGNQTPISVSKAVREHVERLRQTLPEGISIDIQSDRSDVFKQRLDLLLRNGFMGLALVFIFLALFLEARLAFWVSLGIPISFLGSFVLLPSMDVSVNMISLFAFIITLGIVVDDAIVVGENVYSFRKKGLGPMQAAVAGAREVAMPVTFSVLTNIMAFLPMFFVPGIMGKMFVNIPAVVAAVFAISLIESLFILPAHLGHSKGASHHGVMGWLHRVQQGFSTRFEAAVANWYGPFLRMVLRNRYTAVATALALLMISLAFIVSGRMGMTLFMRVESDFSQAELVLPYGTPVARTEALTQRIVNEARKIIAKNGDEALSLGVFAQLGRSGSHSSVVRVYLTDPDIRPMTTGKFTDLWRERVGDIPGVESLRFRADARGPGSGDALSIELSHRDMDVLERASMELAAALTAYPNVTDVDDGFAPGKQQLNFTMEPEGRNLGLSSMDVARQVRHGLHGVEALKQQRGRNEVTVRVRLPEDERSSEYDLESMVLLTASGREVPLVDAVAVERGRAYTSINRRDGRRVSTVSADVQPADQAGQVIRSLQEGILPELTARHAGLSYSFEGRQADIRESMTSLFQGLAMALLGIYAMLAIPFRSYWQPLIIMFSIPFGLVGAVAGHLIMGYSLSLLSMFGMLALSGVVVNDSLVLVDFANRARRAGAGMTEAILGAAIQRFRPVLLTTLTTAAGLAPMIMETSVQAKFLIPMAISLGFGIVFATLITLGIVPCLYMIIEDVLRLRKC